From a single Brassica napus cultivar Da-Ae chromosome C9, Da-Ae, whole genome shotgun sequence genomic region:
- the LOC106378061 gene encoding terpenoid synthase 25-like: MHASRMVMSFDPKTLPCAYRVPLCHKAKLSLLPGRLLRNQTLSRQPTKQDLFCVMATSGDLESIRPLAQFTPTFLGDHLFSVPVDGSEFNAIEHEIESVMKPYVRDMLMSPHTCDKEKIRLIYLLISLAISHYFEDEIEEILSKAFGKLEGLIAKEDDLETICTMFEVFRLYGHKMSCDVFERFSGEHDGKFKESVVRDVRGMLQLYQASYLKTKDENIIEEARSFTRTHLAAVTNTTKPHLSKHIQNALYIPRYHCVEIAVAREYISFYEQEEDHEENLLKFAKLNFSYCQLHYVKELKDVTKWWKELDLASKLPNTFRDRNVEIYFGMMGIYFEPRYSVARVIGTKISMIMTVVDDTYDAYGTLPEVISFTDALQRWDIGTIEDLPNYMQIIFRTLWEVMQDIEREMSSLGRPGGLQPTIDEIKSLTKKGYLEIAKWARAGHVPNFEEYMEVGIVTGAMDDMAVYSFLGMEDCDEKIMYEWFASRPKVILAFNVVFRLINDITTFEEELKRGEVANGVNCYMKQHGVSQEEAVTELKKIIKDHHEMMIDEFFKALSTVPRQIVMRVFNTARVINLFYKEGDGFGHPDENLKAHFTSLFL, translated from the exons ATGCATGCTTCAAGAATGGTGATGAGTTTTGATCCTAAAACTCTCCCTTGCGCTTACAGAGTCCCTCTATGTCATAAGGCCAAGCTCTCTCTTTTACCTGGCCGTTTGCTTAGAAACCAAACGCTTTCTCGACAACCCACAAAACAAGATTTGTTCTGTGTAATGGCTACTAGTGGCGATCTTGAGAGTATTCGTCCCTTGGCTCAGTTTACTCCCACTTTTCTAGGAGATCACCTCTTCTCTGTTCCCGTGGACGGTTCT GAGTTCAATGCAATTGAGCATGAGATTGAATCGGTTATGAAGCCGTATGTGAGAGATATGCTCATGTCTCCTCACACCTGTGACAAAGAGAAAATTCGTCTCATTTACTTGCTTATCAGTCTAGCGATCTCCCATTATTTCGAAGATGAAATCGAAGAGATTCTAAGCAAGGCTTTTGGGAAGTTAGAAGGCTTGATTGCCAAGGAAGATGACCTGGAAACAATCTGTACTATGTTTGAGGTTTTCAGATTGTATGGTCACAAAATGTCTTGCG ATGTGTTCGAAAGATTTAGTGGGGAGCATGATGGAAAGTTCAAGGAAAGTGTAGTTCGAGATGTTAGAGGGATGTTGCAGTTGTACCAAGCATCATATCTCAAAACAAAAGATGAGAATATAATAGAGGAAGCACGGAGTTTCACTAGGACTCACTTGGCGGCAGTGACTAATACTACTAAACCACATCTCTCTAAGCATATACAAAATGCATTGTACATACCTAGATACCATTGCGTAGAAATAGCAGTTGCAAGAGAATATATCTCTTTTTACgaacaagaagaagatcacGAGGAGAATCTTCTTAAGTTTGCTAAACTCAACTTCAGCTACTGCCAGTTGCATTACGTCAAAGAGCTCAAAGATGTCACCAA ATGGTGGAAAGAGCTAGATCTTGCGTCTAAACTACCTAATACCTTTCGGGACAGAAATGTGGAGATCTATTTCGGCATGATGGGTATATACTTCGAGCCAAGATATTCCGTTGCGAGAGTTATAGGCACTAAAATCTCCATGATCATGACGGTTGTTGATGATACATATGACGCCTATGGCACTCTTCCTGAAGTTATAAGTTTCACCGATGCCTTGCAAAG GTGGGATATTGGAACCATTGAAGATCTACCAAACTATATGCAAATTATTTTCCGAACTTTGTGGGAAGTTATGCAAGACATCGAACGTGAAATGAGCTCGCTAGGAAGACCTGGTGGTCTGCAACCGACTATAGATGAG ataaaGAGCTTGACAAAGAAAGGGTATCTAGAGATAGCAAAATGGGCACGCGCAGGTCACGTACCAAACTTTGAAGAGTACATGGAGGTTGGAATCGTCACAGGTGCAATGGATGATATGGCAGTCTACAGCTTTCTAGGGATGGAAGACTGTGATGAGAAGATAATGTACGAGTGGTTCGCCTCTAGACCTAAAGTCATCCTAGCTTTTAATGTTGTATTTCGTCTGATTAACGACATAACCACATTCGAAGAAGAGTTAAAGAGAGGGGAAGTGGCAAATGGAGTCAACTGTTACATGAAGCAGCATGGTGTAAGTCAAGAAGAAGCGGTTAcagaattgaagaagataatTAAGGATCACCATGAGATGATGATAGACGAGTTCTTTAAAGCCTTATCTACTGTGCCACGCCAGATTGTAATGCGAGTCTTCAATACTGCACGTGTGATCAATTTGTTCTACAAGGAGGGTGATGGATTTGGTCATCCAGATGAAAATCTCAAAGCCCACTTTACctctttgtttttataa